From Mucilaginibacter rubeus, a single genomic window includes:
- a CDS encoding carboxypeptidase-like regulatory domain-containing protein, with protein MLYKLHRYLNYTCCLLLLTALTAHADSILSKNISVHVTEMRLGTVLKTIEQKGNFYFSYNSSIVKTDSLVTVNADNWTIKEVLDHMLSYRFEYRETKNFIILRYAPLQLTIVTDKAATEGDSYSISGTVTDEQTGYKLPNASVYSHEQLQSVLTDKEGHFDMTLRNEGQPITLTISRQFYKDTTVTFLADVNVRSTDTTLKKKRSLLGYILSDDYSGVENTALGKLFLSTKQQIQAANLGGLIAQAPFQASAIPGVSTHGNFSGQVVNVVSLNAVGGYNAGVDGFEMGIIFNLDKGDVGAVQIAGIFNVVGGSVNGIQVGGLYNNVLGNMRGIQLALLHNSVKQNMNGLQLSALYNHTRGSVRGIQLGAIGNIAGKNSDALQIGGIGNIAQQKFGGLQVAGLFNYAKHLSGVQLALVNIADTSSGFSIGLLNIINSGYHKLAISTNETQNINLTFKNGNNKLYTIWQGGMRVDENSKLYSFGLGFGREFGLGQHLAINTEIGSSYLYQGTWLKTNQLNKFNLDFTYKVSRKFSIFAGPSLNFLYSDQRSPVDGYAYVRDLHHSFIRDNRNWTGWVGWSFGINLF; from the coding sequence ATGTTGTATAAACTACATCGTTACCTAAACTATACCTGTTGCCTGCTCCTCCTCACGGCCTTAACCGCCCATGCCGATTCTATCCTATCAAAAAACATATCCGTCCATGTAACCGAAATGCGCCTGGGAACGGTGCTTAAAACCATCGAACAAAAAGGGAATTTTTACTTCTCGTACAATAGCAGTATCGTAAAAACAGATAGCCTGGTTACCGTTAATGCCGATAACTGGACGATAAAGGAAGTGCTGGACCATATGCTCAGCTACCGGTTTGAATACCGCGAGACGAAGAATTTCATCATCCTGAGATATGCGCCCCTCCAACTCACCATAGTTACCGACAAAGCCGCAACCGAGGGCGATAGCTATAGCATCAGCGGTACGGTTACCGATGAACAGACCGGCTACAAACTACCGAACGCCAGCGTGTACTCGCACGAACAATTGCAATCGGTACTCACTGATAAAGAGGGCCATTTTGATATGACGCTCCGCAACGAAGGTCAGCCAATCACCCTCACCATCAGCAGGCAGTTTTATAAAGATACCACGGTTACTTTCCTGGCAGATGTTAATGTAAGAAGTACCGATACTACCCTGAAGAAAAAACGCAGCCTGTTGGGTTATATACTAAGCGATGATTATTCGGGCGTTGAAAATACTGCACTGGGCAAGCTATTCCTCTCCACCAAACAACAGATCCAGGCTGCTAATCTCGGCGGACTGATTGCGCAGGCGCCATTCCAGGCTTCGGCCATACCGGGTGTAAGTACTCACGGCAATTTCAGCGGACAGGTGGTAAACGTTGTTTCCCTAAACGCGGTTGGCGGGTATAATGCCGGTGTAGATGGTTTTGAAATGGGTATCATTTTCAATTTAGATAAAGGTGATGTTGGTGCGGTACAAATAGCTGGGATTTTTAACGTTGTCGGCGGCTCTGTCAATGGCATCCAGGTTGGTGGTTTATACAACAATGTATTAGGCAATATGCGGGGCATTCAACTGGCGCTGCTGCATAACAGCGTAAAACAAAACATGAATGGTTTGCAGCTATCGGCACTATATAATCATACCCGGGGCTCAGTCCGGGGGATTCAGCTAGGGGCGATAGGTAACATCGCCGGTAAAAACTCCGACGCGCTGCAGATTGGCGGCATTGGTAATATCGCCCAACAAAAGTTTGGCGGGCTGCAGGTGGCGGGCTTGTTCAATTATGCCAAACATCTTAGCGGCGTACAGCTTGCGTTGGTGAACATTGCCGATACTTCGTCTGGGTTTAGTATTGGTCTGCTGAATATTATCAATAGCGGTTACCACAAACTGGCTATCTCCACCAACGAAACGCAGAATATCAACCTCACCTTTAAAAATGGCAATAATAAGCTATACACCATTTGGCAGGGTGGTATGCGGGTGGATGAGAACAGCAAACTCTATTCATTCGGATTAGGCTTCGGCCGGGAATTTGGGTTAGGCCAGCATCTGGCTATCAATACCGAAATCGGTTCAAGTTATCTGTACCAGGGCACATGGTTAAAAACCAATCAGCTTAACAAATTCAACCTGGATTTTACTTACAAGGTAAGCCGCAAGTTTTCCATTTTCGCCGGACCATCATTAAATTTCCTGTATTCAGATCAGCGCAGTCCGGTTGATGGCTATGCTTATGTCCGGGACCTGCACCATTCTTTTATCCGTGATAATCGTAACTGGACTGGTTGGGTTGGATGGAGTTTCGGGATTAATCTGTTTTAA
- a CDS encoding nitrilase-related carbon-nitrogen hydrolase, whose product MENLTIATAQFENKSGDKAYNLSIIEQMAADAGAKGAKAIAFHECSVTGYTFARNLDNAQMLDLAEEIPNGPSIIALTEYARRYDIAILAGLFEKDQDDNLFKAYVCVDKTGLIAKHRKLHPFINPHLLPGTAYTVFDLYGWKCGILICYDNNIIENVRATTLLGAQVIFMPHVTMCTPSTRPGAGFVDPELWKNKEANAQLLRQEFDSLKGRQWLMKWLPARAYDNAIYAVISNPIGMDDDQLKNGCSMIIDPYGDIMSECRSLENEFAMAELTPDKLTKAGGYRYIQARKPELYRDIIGQEHQSFQKVVWL is encoded by the coding sequence ATGGAAAACTTAACGATAGCCACGGCGCAGTTTGAAAATAAAAGCGGGGATAAAGCCTATAACCTGTCAATCATTGAGCAAATGGCGGCCGATGCTGGGGCAAAAGGGGCCAAAGCCATAGCATTTCATGAATGTTCGGTAACGGGTTATACGTTTGCCCGGAATCTGGACAACGCACAGATGCTTGACCTTGCCGAAGAAATCCCCAACGGACCGAGCATCATAGCACTGACCGAATACGCCCGGCGGTATGATATTGCCATACTGGCCGGTCTGTTTGAAAAGGATCAAGACGATAACCTATTTAAGGCTTATGTATGCGTTGATAAAACAGGGCTGATTGCCAAACACCGCAAATTACATCCTTTTATTAACCCACATCTTTTACCGGGAACGGCCTATACCGTATTTGATTTATACGGATGGAAATGCGGTATACTTATCTGTTATGACAATAATATAATTGAAAATGTACGCGCAACTACTTTGCTTGGCGCCCAGGTAATTTTTATGCCGCACGTTACCATGTGTACACCATCAACCCGGCCTGGAGCAGGTTTTGTTGACCCAGAGCTATGGAAGAACAAAGAAGCCAATGCGCAACTGCTGCGGCAGGAGTTTGACAGCCTTAAAGGCAGGCAATGGTTAATGAAATGGTTGCCCGCCCGGGCGTATGATAATGCCATTTATGCCGTAATCTCTAACCCAATTGGGATGGACGATGATCAACTAAAAAACGGCTGCTCCATGATCATTGACCCTTATGGTGATATTATGAGCGAATGCAGATCATTAGAAAATGAGTTTGCAATGGCCGAGCTAACGCCAGATAAGCTGACCAAAGCAGGCGGCTATCGTTACATCCAGGCCAGAAAGCCTGAGTTATATCGGGATATCATTGGCCAGGAGCATCAAAGCTTTCAAAAAGTGGTTTGGTTGTAA
- a CDS encoding helix-turn-helix domain-containing protein yields the protein MQIAPHPLLSGIVKHYLIIAHDKRTAINYRLFSDGNPGMVFHLKAPLLQYDQHSTVASKQPDSFVYGQITHYNDIMSVDELAMLIVVLQPNALLTLLGVAAYELNNNTVPLKDFFGQDAADLEDRIANVTDLSTAACITEQFLLRKMAFKDRGVSITDRAISIIHKHSGIINVKGLLDVLPVTERQLERRFNEEVGISPKKFIDAVKFQNYLKQLQKLSSIKDVGSLSYACGYYDQAHLNNFFRKHTGVTPLQYKANHNLLAINFMPLA from the coding sequence ATGCAAATAGCACCACACCCTTTGCTCTCGGGTATTGTTAAGCACTATTTAATTATAGCGCATGATAAGCGTACTGCCATAAATTACCGCCTGTTTTCTGACGGCAATCCCGGAATGGTGTTTCATTTAAAAGCGCCGTTGTTACAGTACGATCAGCATAGCACGGTTGCCAGCAAACAGCCGGATAGTTTTGTTTATGGGCAGATAACGCATTACAACGATATCATGTCGGTTGATGAGTTGGCCATGCTGATAGTGGTTTTGCAGCCCAACGCGTTATTAACCCTCCTTGGTGTGGCTGCTTATGAACTTAATAACAATACTGTGCCCTTAAAAGATTTTTTTGGACAGGATGCTGCCGATCTTGAAGATCGGATTGCAAACGTCACGGATCTCTCCACAGCAGCATGTATTACCGAACAATTTTTATTGAGAAAAATGGCTTTTAAAGATAGGGGAGTAAGCATTACAGACCGCGCTATAAGCATTATTCATAAGCACAGCGGTATTATCAATGTTAAAGGCTTGCTGGATGTGCTACCCGTAACCGAACGACAGCTCGAGCGCAGGTTCAATGAGGAAGTAGGGATCTCACCTAAAAAATTTATCGATGCGGTTAAATTTCAAAATTATCTCAAACAGCTTCAAAAGCTCAGTTCTATAAAAGATGTAGGCAGCCTGAGCTATGCTTGCGGGTACTACGACCAGGCACATCTTAACAATTTTTTCCGGAAGCACACGGGCGTCACGCCTCTGCAATACAAAGCCAATCATAACCTGCTGGCTATAAATTTTATGCCCCTCGCTTAA
- a CDS encoding N-acetylmuramoyl-L-alanine amidase, with product MKNRYILLITASIAAISACSPKVQPYAATNKVYHTQTDSLVEVISREPPAMLVDSAGGAIPSEWVGTVNFNLRKPNYVIIHYTAQDSVKQTLNTFTLVKPQVSAHYVVGKDGKVYHMLNDYLRAWHAGISKWGSISDMNSCSIGIEIDNNGHEPFNDIQVKSLLALLAQLKKTYNIPQANFIGHQDIAPLRKPDPGPLFPWKLLAQKGFGFWREELLELPPDNFDYATALKLIGYDISNLPVAIVAFKRHFVQTDETPTMTQLDLNILYNVYRKY from the coding sequence TTGAAAAATAGATACATTTTACTAATAACCGCTTCGATAGCTGCCATCAGCGCATGCTCGCCTAAAGTACAGCCCTATGCCGCTACCAATAAAGTATATCATACACAAACCGACTCGTTAGTTGAAGTGATTAGCCGGGAGCCGCCCGCTATGCTGGTTGACAGCGCCGGCGGAGCCATCCCATCGGAATGGGTGGGCACCGTGAACTTTAACCTGCGTAAGCCTAATTATGTGATCATTCACTATACCGCACAGGATTCTGTTAAACAAACCCTAAATACGTTTACTTTGGTAAAACCACAGGTGAGCGCGCATTATGTAGTGGGTAAAGACGGCAAAGTTTACCACATGCTTAATGATTACCTGCGGGCCTGGCATGCAGGCATCAGTAAATGGGGGAGCATCAGCGATATGAACAGCTGCTCTATCGGTATCGAAATTGATAACAACGGGCACGAGCCTTTTAATGATATACAGGTTAAAAGCTTGTTGGCGCTGCTGGCACAGCTCAAGAAAACCTATAATATTCCGCAGGCCAATTTTATAGGGCATCAGGATATAGCGCCACTGCGCAAACCCGATCCGGGGCCATTGTTCCCCTGGAAACTGTTAGCACAAAAAGGCTTTGGCTTTTGGCGGGAAGAACTGCTTGAGCTGCCGCCGGATAATTTTGATTATGCCACAGCGCTTAAGCTAATAGGTTATGATATCAGTAACCTCCCTGTAGCTATTGTTGCTTTTAAACGCCATTTTGTTCAGACTGACGAAACACCAACAATGACACAATTGGATTTGAATATTCTTTATAACGTGTATAGGAAATATTAG
- a CDS encoding lmo0937 family membrane protein — protein MNSLLYIIAVILIIGWAIGVFFTTVGGLIHILLVIAVIALLLGVIRRSTAI, from the coding sequence ATGAACTCACTCCTGTATATAATTGCAGTCATCCTGATTATAGGATGGGCAATTGGCGTATTCTTTACAACTGTAGGCGGCCTTATTCATATTTTACTGGTGATAGCCGTTATCGCGCTTTTATTAGGCGTAATAAGGCGGTCGACAGCGATATAA